CGGCCCGCGTACTGGTTACCTGTGTAAAGGACGTCATCGACCTGGAAGAGCGAGACGCGGCGATTGCTGCTGAAGATTCGACCAGCCCGATTACCTCGCCGGTGCCGCAGAATCCGGCTTACGTTATTTTCACCTCGGGCACGACGGGCAAGCCGAAGGGGGTGACGATAGAACATCGACAGTTGGTCAATTACGCGCTTGCCGCGGTCGAACGCCTGAACCTTCGACAGATCACTCGATTCGCTACCGTTAGCACGCTAGCAGCTGACCTCGGCAACACGGTCATTTATGGCTCCCTGATTACGGGCGGAACATTGCACCTGATCAGCGAAGACCTGATTAGCGACGGCGAAGCGATGGGCGAATACGTCGATAGGGAAGCGATTGAGTGCATAAAGATAGTTCCGAGCCACCTGGAAGCCCTCGTCGGCGTGAGCCGCAAAGCCGTGGCGACCAGGAAGGTCATCCTCGGAGGCGAAGCCGTGGAGTGGGAGCTGGTCGAAGCCCTCAGAGAAGCCAGAGAAGGGGTGGAGATATATAATCACTACGGGCCTACAGAGACCACTGTGGGGGTCATTGTCGGAGAAATCGCGGCGGACGAGGGCAGCCGGGAGGGATCGCCAAGAGAGCGCATCACGTTAGGCAGGCCGCTGGCGAACCTGCGGATGAGCATCCTTGACGAGGCGCACAGCGAGGTGACGGTCAGTGTCATCGGCGAGCTGCACATCGGCGGGGCGGGAGTCGGACGGGGTTACTTGAACGAGCCCGGGCTGACTGCCGAACGATTTGTGCCGGGCAACAATGGCCGGGCCGGCGAGCGGCTCTACCGGACGGGCGACCGCGCGAGATGGCGTGCCGATGGCCGAATCGAATTTTTCGGACGCTCCGACGGCCAGGTGAAGCTGCGAGGCTATCGCATCGAGCTTGGCGAGATCGAGTCGGCATTGATACAGCACGAAGCGGTGCGGCAGTGCGCCGTGGTCGTGCGCCAGGATGAGGCGGGCGAAAAGTATCTGGCTGCCTACGTCGTGGGTCCGGCCGAAGCGCGCGAGGTCGCGGCGACCTTACGCAGGTATCTGCGAGAAAAGTTGCCCGCCTACATGGTCCCGTCGAGGTATGTGGCGCTGGAGGCCCTGCCGTTGACGCCTAATGGCAAGCTGGACGTGCGAGCCTTGCCCGTCCCCGGCCCCGAAGGCGGCGGCCTTGCGACCGGCAAGCAGACCCCGCGCACGGCGACCGAGGAGGTGCTGGAAGGAATCTGGTGCCAGGTGCTGAAGCGCGAACGCGTTGGCGTCGAAGACAACTTCTTCGAAATCGGCGGCCACTCGCTGATTGCCACGCAAGTCATCTCGCGTGTGCGGCAAGCCTTTCAGATAGAGCTGTCCGTACGCCGCATATTTGAATCGCCGACGATAGCCGGGCTGGCCCAGGAGATCGAAGCCGCTGGCCGCGAACAGCAACCACATGCGCCGCCGCTGCTGCGCCGCGCTCCTCACCAGGGGGCCATGCCTCTGTCCTTCACCCAGAAAGGGCTCTGGTTTTTTCACCAACTCGAACCGGAAAGCAGCTACAACAGTCAGGTCGCCATTGGCTTCACGGGGCGACTCAACCTCCGTGCGCTGGTGCAGAGCCTGAACGAAATAATGAGGCGGCACGAGACACTGCGCACGATCTTTCCGGCCATCGACGGCGAGCCTGTACAGTTCATACAGCCCTACGACGCCGCCGCGTCGTTCCCGCTGATCGACCTTGGCGGGCTGCCCACGCCACAAGCGGAGGAGCTTGCTCAATCTCTGCTCCGACACCAATCCTCTCTGCCGTTTGATCTCGCGAAGGGGCCGCTCGCGAGAACCTTCATCGTGCGGTTAGGGGAAAGCCGGCATCTGCTGCTGCTGACCATGCACCACACCGTGTCGGACGGCTGGTCGGGAGGGGTTTTATTTCAGGAGCTGTCGGCGCTCTACTCCGCCTTCGTTGCCGCGGAACCGTCGCCGCTCCCGGAGCTGGCCCTTCAATACGCGGACTTCGCTTGCTGGCAGCAAGAATGGTTACGGAGCGAAGCGCATGACAACGACCTTCGGTACTGGCGGGATCAACTCGGGGGCATCCCGGCTGAATCGGGTTTTCCCACCGACCGGCCCCGCCCGGCCGTTCTGGATTCCCGCGGCGCACTTGAACCCCTGAAGCTCTCGCACGAATTGAGCGACGCCCTGCGCGACTTGAGTCGGCGCGAGAACGTCAGCATGTATATGACGCTGCTGGCGGCCTTCAAGGCGCTGCTGCATCGCTACAGCGGCACGACCGACATCGTCATCGGCTCGCCTATAGCCGGGCGCAACCGGGCCGAGTTGGAGCCGCTGATCGGTTTCTTCATCAACACGCTGGTGCTGCGGAGCGACCTGTCGGGCGACCCGAGTTTCAGTGACTTGTTGAAGCGGGTAAGGGAGGTGACGCTGGCGGCTTATCTGCACCAGGACATGCCATTTGAAAAGCTGGTCGAGGAGATGGAACCGGAGCGCAGCCTGAGCCGCACGCCGCTGTTCCAAGTGATGTTCGCCTTACAGAATCTGCCGGCGCGGACGCTTCAACTCGCCGGCGTTACGGCCGAGCGGCTGCTTTCCGAACCCGCCACCGAACGTTTCGACCTCAGGCTGGTCATGATGGAAAGGCCGCGGGGGTTGGTAGGGGTAATCAGTTACAACACTGCTCTCTTCGAGTCCTCGACCGTTCGACGGATCATACGCCACTACACGCGCCTGCTTGAGGCGGCCGCAGCCGCGCCGCACCTGAAGCTGTCGCAACTGGCCTTGTTGAGCGAGTCGGAAGAGCATCAACTCATAAGGGAGTGGGATTCTGCCGCCGTGCAAGGCCGACACTCAAGCGCACTCATACGGCGGGAGGAGGAACGAACGCCAGAAACGCTGGCGGCGTTGTTCGCCGACGCGCGGGTGTATGTGCTGGATCGGAACTTGCGCCCCGCGCCCATCGGCGCCGTCGGCGAGGTCTACGTCGGCGGCATCCGCTTCGGCGGCGGCCATGCGGGCGACGCGGCGTTGGCGGCGAACCACTTCATCCCCGACCCGCTGGCCGGGCCCGCTCGCGCCTGGATGCGAGCGACCGGCGTGACGGCACGGTATCAGGCGACCGGGGCCATCCAGCCAGTAAGTCATTCGGGCCAGCCTGGGCAGCCGCAAGCCTGCATGCCGGAGGCGCAGGGGCTGGCGGATTGCGCGGCCAGTGCGGCCGGCGCGCCTGTCTCTCGCACGGGCATGGCCGAGCGGCGGGCGCAACTCGCCAGCCGGCGGGCCAGGCTCACGACCGCGAAAGAAGATTTGCTTAAACAGTGGTTACAAGAGCCGCGTTGATTGACGCGCCGGAGCGACCGCTCCAGGAAAAGGAGTCATCATGGAAAACGAATTACTCTATCTGCGGCCCAACATCCAGGTCGAACCGCTGTTCGACCAC
This genomic window from Blastocatellia bacterium contains:
- a CDS encoding amino acid adenylation domain-containing protein, producing the protein AHYLRGQGAGPEAVVGICLERGVELVVSLLGVLKAGAAYLPLDPAYPTQRLVGIAQAARLKLAIANAETARVLVTCVKDVIDLEERDAAIAAEDSTSPITSPVPQNPAYVIFTSGTTGKPKGVTIEHRQLVNYALAAVERLNLRQITRFATVSTLAADLGNTVIYGSLITGGTLHLISEDLISDGEAMGEYVDREAIECIKIVPSHLEALVGVSRKAVATRKVILGGEAVEWELVEALREAREGVEIYNHYGPTETTVGVIVGEIAADEGSREGSPRERITLGRPLANLRMSILDEAHSEVTVSVIGELHIGGAGVGRGYLNEPGLTAERFVPGNNGRAGERLYRTGDRARWRADGRIEFFGRSDGQVKLRGYRIELGEIESALIQHEAVRQCAVVVRQDEAGEKYLAAYVVGPAEAREVAATLRRYLREKLPAYMVPSRYVALEALPLTPNGKLDVRALPVPGPEGGGLATGKQTPRTATEEVLEGIWCQVLKRERVGVEDNFFEIGGHSLIATQVISRVRQAFQIELSVRRIFESPTIAGLAQEIEAAGREQQPHAPPLLRRAPHQGAMPLSFTQKGLWFFHQLEPESSYNSQVAIGFTGRLNLRALVQSLNEIMRRHETLRTIFPAIDGEPVQFIQPYDAAASFPLIDLGGLPTPQAEELAQSLLRHQSSLPFDLAKGPLARTFIVRLGESRHLLLLTMHHTVSDGWSGGVLFQELSALYSAFVAAEPSPLPELALQYADFACWQQEWLRSEAHDNDLRYWRDQLGGIPAESGFPTDRPRPAVLDSRGALEPLKLSHELSDALRDLSRRENVSMYMTLLAAFKALLHRYSGTTDIVIGSPIAGRNRAELEPLIGFFINTLVLRSDLSGDPSFSDLLKRVREVTLAAYLHQDMPFEKLVEEMEPERSLSRTPLFQVMFALQNLPARTLQLAGVTAERLLSEPATERFDLRLVMMERPRGLVGVISYNTALFESSTVRRIIRHYTRLLEAAAAAPHLKLSQLALLSESEEHQLIREWDSAAVQGRHSSALIRREEERTPETLAALFADARVYVLDRNLRPAPIGAVGEVYVGGIRFGGGHAGDAALAANHFIPDPLAGPARAWMRATGVTARYQATGAIQPVSHSGQPGQPQACMPEAQGLADCAASAAGAPVSRTGMAERRAQLASRRARLTTAKEDLLKQWLQEPR